The following proteins are encoded in a genomic region of Streptococcus gwangjuense:
- a CDS encoding YbgA family protein, with protein MENRNQRALCQQLWARNKYLVLSHSSNIYNEIRQYLKNEEVEVSMVQEMIDRACQIPEHRGQVCNAFQHIWGYFKKKATDAERKDYMFLLERYHSGHATKEDLIVKTRDLLERYPNTYLQHSTLLKGDAHETLA; from the coding sequence ATGGAAAATCGCAACCAACGTGCCCTTTGCCAGCAACTCTGGGCGAGAAACAAATATCTCGTTTTGAGTCATTCTAGCAATATATACAATGAGATTCGTCAGTATCTCAAGAATGAAGAGGTGGAGGTGAGTATGGTTCAAGAGATGATTGACCGTGCCTGCCAGATTCCAGAACACAGGGGTCAGGTTTGTAATGCTTTTCAGCATATTTGGGGATATTTCAAGAAGAAAGCGACTGATGCTGAGCGCAAGGACTATATGTTTTTACTGGAGCGTTATCACTCTGGCCATGCCACCAAAGAAGACTTAATTGTTAAGACGAGAGATTTACTTGAACGTTACCCAAATACATACTTGCAACATTCGACTTTACTGAAAGGAGACGCCCATGAGACTTTGGCATGA
- a CDS encoding TIGR02328 family protein, with protein sequence MRLWHEALISQLPRPQLLGQHRECCALRGNGWGRKHATVDYVFTHSPYCLYAYHRLIMEEMANHGYKVSQEWLDKNYRGKTCPPYQDLVEEKMKSPIYSEHDATYYEECLENLREKGINI encoded by the coding sequence ATGAGACTTTGGCATGAGGCTTTGATTTCACAACTTCCCCGTCCTCAACTCTTGGGGCAGCATCGAGAGTGTTGCGCTCTACGTGGCAATGGCTGGGGTAGAAAGCATGCGACGGTGGACTATGTCTTTACTCACTCGCCCTATTGTCTCTATGCCTATCATCGCTTGATCATGGAGGAGATGGCTAACCATGGCTATAAGGTAAGTCAAGAGTGGCTGGACAAGAACTACCGAGGTAAGACCTGCCCTCCTTATCAAGACTTAGTAGAGGAAAAGATGAAAAGTCCTATCTATAGTGAGCATGATGCTACCTACTATGAGGAGTGCCTGGAAAATCTCCGAGAGAAGGGAATCAACATATAG
- the metE gene encoding 5-methyltetrahydropteroyltriglutamate--homocysteine S-methyltransferase: protein MSTTIIGFPRLGEFRELKFTTEKYFRKEISEEELLAAAKDLRAKHWNIVKEKGITEIPSNDFSHYDNFLDAAFLFNVVPASVQNLDLSDLERYFALGRGYQGEKGDVRALPMKKWFNTNYHYIVPKFEKDTQVKLAGHKIFDEFQEAKELGLNTRPVLVGPFTFLQLSDFEEGVKAEDFVDSLVAAYQEVFAKLAELGATRIQLDEAALVKDLTAEEKALFLNLYNKLLADKKGLEVLLQTYFGDVRDVYADLVTLPVDAIGLDFVEGKKTLELVKGGFPADKTLYAGIVNGKNIWRNNYEKSLAVLEQIPAENIVLTSSCSLLHVPFTTANEEFEPAILNHFAFAVEKLDEIRDLDAIRNGQGEEALAANKELFATERVGENAELRARIAGLTDADYTRLPAFAEREAIQEEAFKLPALPTTTIGSFPQTKEVRAKRLAYRKGELSQEEYDAFLAETIDEWIKWQEDIDFDVLVHGEFERNDMVEYFGQNLSGYLFSKNGWVQSYGMRGVKPPIIWGDVTRLNPITVKWSSYAQSRTNKPVKGMLTGPVTILNWSFPREDISIKDSTLQIALAIKDEVLDLEAAGVKIIQIDEAALREKLPLRRSDWYEDYLDWAIPAFRLVHSTVAPDTQIHTHMCYSEFTDIIPAIDNMDADVISFEASRSNLEILDELKAKNFQTEVGPGVYDIHSPRVPNEGEIDHTIEAILAKVPSKKVWINPDCGLKTRGIPETKESLIRLVEAAKAAREKL, encoded by the coding sequence ATGTCAACTACAATCATCGGTTTCCCTCGTTTGGGCGAATTCCGCGAATTAAAATTTACAACTGAAAAATATTTTAGAAAAGAAATCTCAGAAGAAGAACTCCTTGCAGCCGCAAAAGACTTGCGTGCTAAACACTGGAACATTGTCAAAGAAAAAGGCATCACTGAAATTCCATCAAATGATTTTTCTCACTATGACAACTTCCTAGATGCTGCTTTCCTTTTCAACGTGGTACCTGCTTCAGTTCAAAACTTGGACTTGTCTGACCTTGAGCGCTACTTCGCTTTGGGTCGTGGTTACCAAGGAGAAAAAGGGGACGTTCGCGCGCTCCCAATGAAGAAATGGTTCAACACCAACTACCACTACATCGTTCCTAAATTTGAAAAAGACACTCAAGTTAAACTTGCAGGTCACAAGATCTTCGATGAGTTCCAAGAAGCAAAAGAACTTGGTCTCAACACTCGTCCTGTTCTTGTAGGTCCATTCACTTTCCTTCAATTGTCAGACTTTGAAGAAGGCGTGAAAGCAGAAGACTTCGTAGACAGCTTAGTTGCTGCTTACCAAGAAGTTTTTGCTAAATTGGCAGAACTTGGTGCGACTCGTATCCAACTCGACGAAGCTGCTCTTGTAAAAGATTTGACAGCTGAAGAAAAAGCCCTCTTCTTGAACCTTTACAACAAACTCTTGGCTGACAAAAAAGGTCTTGAAGTCTTGCTTCAAACTTACTTCGGAGACGTTCGTGACGTTTACGCTGACCTTGTGACCTTGCCAGTAGATGCTATCGGTCTTGACTTCGTTGAAGGTAAGAAAACTCTTGAACTCGTTAAAGGTGGTTTCCCAGCTGACAAGACTCTTTATGCAGGTATTGTCAATGGTAAAAACATCTGGCGCAACAACTACGAAAAGAGCTTAGCTGTTCTTGAACAAATTCCAGCTGAAAACATTGTCTTGACAAGCTCATGCTCACTTCTTCATGTGCCATTTACAACAGCTAATGAGGAATTTGAACCAGCTATCTTGAACCACTTTGCCTTTGCAGTTGAAAAATTGGATGAGATTCGTGACTTGGATGCTATCCGCAATGGTCAAGGTGAAGAAGCACTTGCTGCTAATAAAGAACTCTTTGCGACTGAACGTGTTGGTGAAAATGCTGAACTTCGTGCGCGTATCGCTGGCTTGACAGACGCTGACTACACTCGTTTGCCAGCCTTTGCAGAACGTGAAGCTATCCAAGAAGAAGCTTTCAAACTTCCAGCTCTTCCAACAACAACTATCGGTTCATTCCCTCAAACTAAGGAAGTTCGTGCGAAGCGTTTGGCTTACCGTAAAGGTGAATTGTCTCAAGAAGAGTACGATGCTTTCCTTGCTGAAACGATCGATGAATGGATCAAATGGCAAGAAGATATCGACTTTGATGTCCTTGTTCACGGTGAATTTGAGCGTAATGACATGGTTGAGTACTTCGGTCAAAACTTGTCAGGCTACCTCTTCTCTAAAAATGGTTGGGTTCAATCATACGGTATGCGTGGGGTTAAACCACCAATCATCTGGGGTGATGTCACTCGTCTTAACCCTATCACTGTTAAATGGTCTAGCTATGCACAAAGCCGTACAAACAAACCTGTTAAAGGTATGTTGACTGGACCTGTTACAATTCTTAACTGGTCATTCCCACGTGAAGACATCTCTATCAAGGATTCTACTCTTCAAATCGCCCTTGCTATCAAGGATGAAGTACTTGACCTTGAAGCTGCTGGTGTGAAAATCATCCAAATCGATGAGGCTGCTCTTCGTGAGAAATTGCCACTCCGTCGTAGCGACTGGTACGAAGACTACCTTGACTGGGCAATTCCTGCCTTCCGCTTGGTACACTCAACAGTAGCGCCAGACACACAAATCCACACTCACATGTGTTACTCAGAATTTACAGATATCATCCCAGCTATCGACAACATGGATGCAGATGTTATTTCCTTTGAAGCTAGCCGTTCAAACCTTGAAATCTTGGACGAACTCAAAGCGAAAAACTTCCAAACAGAAGTGGGACCTGGGGTTTACGATATCCACTCACCTCGTGTGCCAAATGAAGGCGAAATCGACCACACAATCGAAGCTATCCTTGCTAAAGTGCCAAGCAAGAAAGTTTGGATCAACCCTGACTGTGGTTTGAAAACACGTGGTATTCCAGAAACAAAAGAAAGCTTGATCCGCCTTGTGGAAGCAGCGAAAGCTGCGCGTGAGAAATTGTAA
- the metF gene encoding methylenetetrahydrofolate reductase [NAD(P)H] produces the protein MSRQTPSLSFEVFPPNPAVGNDNIISALQDMQELAPHFISVTASNNKFNIKETTVRLADFIQNDLAIPTIAHLPAIYLTKDKVAETIADLDKVGVQKILALRGDIIPDVEPQKDFRYATDLIEFIKEQAPHFDIVGACYPEGHPDSPNQISDIQNLKKKVDAGCSSLVTQLFFDNERFYDFQDKCILAGIDVPIHAGIMPILNRNQALRLLKTCENIHLPRKFKAILDKYEHDPESLRAAGLAYAVDQIVDLVTQDVAGVHLYTMNNAETAKYIHQATHALFNHQSLG, from the coding sequence ATGTCACGCCAAACACCGTCACTCTCATTTGAAGTGTTCCCTCCCAACCCAGCCGTGGGTAATGATAACATTATTTCTGCTCTTCAAGATATGCAGGAGTTGGCTCCTCACTTTATCAGTGTAACTGCCAGCAATAATAAATTTAATATCAAGGAAACGACGGTTCGTTTGGCCGACTTTATCCAAAATGACTTGGCGATTCCGACTATTGCTCACTTGCCAGCCATCTATTTGACTAAGGACAAGGTTGCTGAAACCATTGCCGACTTAGACAAGGTTGGGGTGCAGAAAATCTTGGCTCTTCGTGGGGATATTATTCCAGATGTGGAGCCGCAAAAAGATTTTCGCTACGCAACGGACTTGATTGAGTTCATCAAGGAGCAAGCCCCTCACTTTGATATTGTCGGAGCTTGTTATCCAGAAGGTCATCCAGATTCACCAAATCAGATTTCAGATATTCAAAATCTTAAGAAGAAAGTGGATGCAGGCTGCTCGAGCCTTGTAACTCAACTTTTCTTTGACAATGAGCGCTTCTATGATTTCCAAGACAAGTGCATCTTGGCTGGGATTGATGTTCCCATTCATGCAGGGATTATGCCAATTCTGAATCGAAATCAGGCTCTCCGCCTCTTGAAGACTTGTGAGAATATCCATCTTCCACGCAAATTTAAAGCCATCTTAGACAAGTATGAGCATGACCCTGAGTCGCTCAGAGCAGCAGGACTTGCCTATGCAGTGGACCAAATCGTGGACTTGGTAACTCAGGATGTTGCAGGTGTGCATCTCTACACCATGAACAATGCAGAAACAGCAAAATACATCCACCAAGCAACCCATGCCTTGTTTAATCATCAGTCTCTAGGATAA
- the pnp gene encoding polyribonucleotide nucleotidyltransferase, whose translation MTKQVFQTTFAGRELIVETGQVAKQANGAVVVRYGESTVLTAAVMSKKMATGDFFPLQVNYEEKMYAAGKFPGGFMKREGRPSTDATLTARLIDRPIRPMFAEGFRNEVQVINTVLSYDENASAPMAAMFGSSLALSISDIPFDGPIAGVQVGYVDGQIIINPSQEQAEQSLLELTVAGTKHAINMVESGAKELSEEIMLEALLKGHEAVKELIAFQEEIVAAVGKEKAEVELLHVDADLQAEIIAAYNSDLQKAVQVEEKLAREAATQAVKDQVTAVYEEKYADHEEFDRIMRDVAEILEQMEHAEVRRLITEDKVRPDGRKVDEIRPLDAVVDFLPRVHGSGLFTRGQTQALSVLTLAPMGETQIIDGLDPEYKKRFMHHYNFPQYSVGETGRYGAPGRREIGHGALGERALAQVLPSLEEFPYAIRLVAEVLESNGSSSQASICAGTLALMAGGVPIKAPVAGIAMGLISDGNNYTVLTDIQGLEDHFGDMDFKVAGTRDGITALQMDIKIQGITAEILTEALAQAKKARFEILDVIEATIPEVRPELAPTAPKIDTIKIDVDKIKIVIGKGGETIDKIIAETGVKIDIDEEGNVSIYSSDQDAINRAKEIIAGLVREAKVDEVYRAKVVRIEKFGAFVNLFDKTDALVHISEMAWTRTNNVEDLVAIGDEVDVKVIKIDEKGRVDASMKALLPRPPKPERDEKGEKSERPHRPRHHKDHKPKKEFTETPKDSE comes from the coding sequence ATGACAAAACAAGTGTTTCAAACGACTTTTGCGGGTCGTGAGTTAATTGTAGAGACTGGTCAGGTTGCTAAGCAAGCAAATGGCGCAGTTGTCGTGCGTTACGGTGAGTCAACTGTCTTGACTGCGGCCGTGATGTCTAAGAAGATGGCAACTGGGGATTTCTTCCCACTTCAAGTCAACTACGAAGAAAAAATGTATGCAGCTGGGAAGTTTCCTGGTGGCTTTATGAAACGTGAAGGACGTCCTTCAACGGATGCGACTTTGACAGCGCGTTTGATTGATCGTCCAATCCGTCCTATGTTTGCGGAAGGTTTCCGTAACGAAGTCCAAGTCATCAACACAGTACTTTCTTATGATGAAAATGCTTCTGCACCAATGGCTGCTATGTTTGGTTCATCCTTAGCACTTTCCATTTCAGATATTCCATTTGACGGTCCAATCGCTGGTGTACAGGTGGGCTATGTAGATGGTCAAATCATCATCAATCCAAGTCAAGAACAAGCAGAGCAATCTCTCCTTGAATTGACAGTAGCTGGTACCAAGCACGCCATCAACATGGTAGAATCTGGTGCTAAAGAATTGTCAGAAGAAATCATGTTGGAAGCCCTTCTTAAAGGGCACGAAGCAGTCAAAGAATTGATTGCCTTCCAAGAAGAAATCGTTGCTGCTGTCGGTAAGGAAAAGGCTGAAGTAGAATTACTTCATGTAGACGCTGACTTGCAGGCTGAAATCATCGCAGCCTACAACAGCGACCTCCAAAAAGCGGTCCAAGTAGAAGAAAAATTGGCTCGTGAAGCTGCAACTCAAGCAGTTAAGGACCAAGTAACTGCTGTTTATGAAGAAAAATATGCGGACCACGAAGAATTTGACCGTATCATGCGTGATGTGGCTGAAATCTTGGAACAAATGGAGCACGCTGAAGTGCGCCGTTTGATTACAGAAGATAAGGTTCGTCCTGACGGCCGTAAGGTCGATGAAATCCGTCCTTTGGATGCGGTTGTTGACTTCCTTCCTCGTGTGCACGGTTCTGGTCTCTTCACTCGTGGGCAAACTCAAGCCCTTTCAGTCTTGACCTTGGCTCCGATGGGTGAAACTCAAATCATTGATGGTTTGGATCCAGAGTACAAGAAACGCTTTATGCACCACTATAACTTCCCACAATACTCTGTAGGGGAAACGGGTCGTTACGGTGCGCCAGGTCGTCGTGAAATTGGTCACGGTGCTCTCGGTGAGCGTGCCCTTGCTCAAGTCTTGCCAAGTTTGGAAGAATTCCCATATGCTATTCGTCTAGTAGCAGAAGTTTTAGAATCAAATGGTTCTTCATCTCAAGCTTCTATCTGTGCGGGAACGCTTGCCCTTATGGCTGGTGGTGTGCCAATCAAGGCGCCAGTAGCTGGTATTGCTATGGGTCTGATTTCAGATGGAAACAACTATACAGTCTTGACAGATATCCAAGGTTTGGAAGACCACTTTGGAGATATGGACTTCAAGGTTGCAGGAACTCGTGACGGGATTACAGCCCTTCAAATGGATATCAAGATCCAAGGGATTACTGCAGAAATCTTGACTGAGGCTCTTGCCCAAGCCAAGAAAGCCCGTTTTGAAATCCTTGATGTGATTGAAGCAACCATTCCAGAAGTTCGTCCAGAATTGGCTCCAACTGCTCCGAAAATTGATACGATCAAGATTGATGTGGACAAGATCAAGATTGTCATCGGTAAGGGTGGAGAAACCATCGACAAGATTATCGCTGAAACAGGCGTTAAGATTGATATCGACGAAGAAGGAAATGTGTCTATCTACTCTAGCGACCAAGATGCTATTAACCGTGCTAAAGAAATTATTGCTGGTTTGGTCCGTGAAGCTAAGGTGGACGAAGTTTACCGTGCTAAAGTCGTTCGTATCGAGAAATTTGGTGCCTTTGTTAACCTCTTTGATAAGACAGATGCCCTTGTTCATATCTCTGAGATGGCTTGGACGCGTACCAATAATGTCGAAGACTTGGTAGCAATCGGGGATGAAGTTGATGTTAAGGTTATCAAGATTGATGAAAAAGGACGTGTGGATGCTTCTATGAAAGCTCTTCTTCCTCGACCTCCAAAACCTGAACGTGATGAAAAAGGTGAAAAATCAGAGCGTCCTCACCGCCCACGTCATCATAAGGATCACAAACCTAAGAAAGAATTTACAGAAACACCAAAAGATTCAGAATAA
- the cysE gene encoding serine O-acetyltransferase translates to MGWWRETIDIVKENDPAARTTLEVLLTYPGVKALAAHRLSHFLWKHGFKLMSRMHSQFWRFWTQIEIHPGAQIDSGVFIDHGSGLVIGETAIVEKGVLLYHGVTLGGTGKDVGKRHPTVRKGALISAHAQVIGPVEIGENAKVGAAAVVVADVPSDVTVVGIPAKIVRVHGKKDEPVIHEVEEKREYYVNKLEQAKEASHRSSGL, encoded by the coding sequence ATGGGATGGTGGCGCGAAACCATTGATATCGTAAAAGAAAATGATCCAGCGGCCCGCACCACTTTGGAGGTTTTGCTGACTTATCCAGGTGTCAAGGCCTTGGCGGCCCACCGTCTCTCCCATTTTCTCTGGAAGCATGGCTTCAAACTCATGTCTCGTATGCACAGTCAATTTTGGCGTTTTTGGACGCAGATTGAGATTCATCCAGGTGCCCAGATTGATTCAGGTGTCTTTATCGACCACGGTTCAGGCTTGGTGATTGGAGAGACAGCGATTGTTGAAAAGGGTGTTCTCCTTTATCATGGGGTGACTCTCGGTGGGACTGGTAAGGATGTTGGCAAACGCCATCCGACTGTTCGTAAAGGAGCTCTCATATCAGCCCATGCCCAAGTTATCGGGCCGGTGGAAATCGGTGAAAATGCCAAGGTCGGTGCTGCAGCAGTTGTCGTGGCAGATGTACCTAGTGATGTGACAGTTGTCGGTATTCCGGCTAAGATTGTCCGTGTACATGGTAAAAAAGACGAGCCGGTCATTCACGAAGTTGAAGAAAAACGAGAGTACTATGTCAATAAACTCGAGCAGGCTAAAGAAGCCAGTCACAGATCGTCTGGTTTGTAA
- a CDS encoding dihydrofolate reductase family protein, with protein MAVYFYGCITMDGYLADSQHRIDWLHQLGSVEDTGYDDFYRQMDITIMGKRTFEEIQDLQDVESFYQATENYVFTHDRNLPVSNYQPVAGDVVDFVHQIDKGKNVFVIGGNSLVGPLLDADLFDHLIVQIAPLILGKGVPFFTQEEGQRFYQLDSLRQFGPFAELVFSRKSQK; from the coding sequence ATGGCAGTATATTTTTACGGCTGTATCACCATGGATGGCTACTTGGCAGACAGCCAGCACAGGATAGACTGGCTGCATCAGCTTGGTTCTGTAGAGGATACAGGCTATGATGACTTTTACAGGCAAATGGATATCACCATCATGGGCAAGCGGACCTTTGAGGAAATCCAAGATTTGCAAGATGTAGAAAGTTTTTATCAAGCTACGGAAAACTATGTCTTTACGCATGATAGAAACCTGCCTGTCAGCAATTACCAGCCAGTAGCTGGGGATGTGGTGGACTTTGTTCACCAAATTGACAAAGGCAAAAATGTCTTTGTGATTGGTGGTAATTCCTTAGTAGGACCGCTCTTGGATGCGGATCTTTTCGACCACCTCATTGTTCAGATAGCGCCCCTTATCCTAGGAAAGGGGGTTCCCTTCTTTACCCAAGAGGAAGGGCAGCGCTTTTACCAACTGGATAGCCTCAGACAATTTGGTCCTTTTGCAGAGCTGGTTTTCAGCCGAAAAAGTCAGAAATAG
- the cysS gene encoding cysteine--tRNA ligase, whose translation MIKIYDTMSRDLREFVPIEDGKVKMYVCGPTVYNYIHVGNARSTVAFDTIRRYFEYRGYEVAYISNFTDVDDKIINRAKEEGITPQEVADKYIVAFREDVTALGVKPATRHPRVVEFMIDIIRFVEDLIEKGFAYESQGDVYFRVEKSHNYAKLANKTLEDLELGASGRTDEETARKENPVDFALWKAAKSGEISWDSPWGPGRPGWHIECSVMSTEILGDTIDIHGGGADLEFPHHTNEIAQSEAKTGKTFANYWMHNGFVNIDNVKMSKSLGNFITVHDALKTLDGQVLRFFFATQHYRKPINFTEKAVRDAETNLKYLKNTYEQPFTGNVDAQELQAFKDKFVAAMDEDFNAANGITVVFEMAKWINSGNYDASVKQAFADMLEVFGIVFIEEVLDVEIEDLIQKRQEARASRDFATADQIRDQLAAQGIKLLDTKDGVRWTRD comes from the coding sequence ATGATTAAAATTTACGATACCATGTCTCGTGATTTGCGAGAGTTTGTCCCGATTGAGGACGGCAAAGTCAAGATGTATGTTTGTGGGCCAACCGTGTATAACTATATCCACGTGGGGAATGCCCGTTCGACGGTAGCTTTTGATACCATTCGTCGATATTTTGAGTACCGTGGGTATGAGGTTGCCTATATTTCCAATTTTACGGATGTGGATGATAAGATTATCAACCGTGCCAAGGAAGAAGGCATTACGCCACAGGAGGTTGCGGACAAGTACATCGTTGCCTTTCGTGAGGATGTGACGGCCTTGGGCGTCAAACCTGCGACTCGCCATCCGCGTGTAGTGGAGTTTATGATTGACATCATCCGTTTTGTGGAAGACTTGATTGAAAAAGGTTTTGCCTATGAGAGCCAAGGAGATGTTTACTTCCGTGTGGAAAAATCCCACAACTATGCTAAATTAGCAAATAAAACCTTGGAAGATTTGGAACTAGGTGCTTCAGGTCGTACCGATGAAGAAACGGCACGTAAGGAAAATCCTGTAGACTTTGCCCTCTGGAAAGCTGCCAAATCAGGCGAGATTTCTTGGGACAGTCCTTGGGGACCTGGTCGTCCGGGCTGGCACATCGAGTGTTCAGTCATGTCGACAGAGATTTTGGGCGACACCATTGATATTCACGGTGGTGGAGCCGACCTAGAGTTTCCTCATCATACCAATGAAATTGCCCAGTCAGAAGCCAAAACTGGCAAGACCTTTGCCAACTATTGGATGCATAATGGCTTTGTCAATATTGATAATGTCAAGATGTCCAAATCCTTGGGTAACTTTATCACAGTGCACGATGCCCTTAAAACTCTTGATGGGCAAGTGCTTCGTTTCTTCTTTGCGACTCAGCATTACCGCAAGCCTATCAACTTTACGGAAAAGGCAGTGCGAGACGCTGAGACCAATCTCAAGTATTTGAAGAACACTTATGAGCAACCATTTACAGGAAATGTGGACGCCCAAGAGTTACAAGCCTTTAAAGATAAGTTTGTAGCAGCTATGGATGAAGATTTTAACGCTGCCAACGGTATCACAGTTGTTTTTGAAATGGCCAAATGGATCAATTCTGGCAACTATGATGCAAGTGTCAAGCAAGCTTTTGCGGATATGTTGGAAGTCTTTGGAATTGTCTTTATTGAGGAAGTTTTGGACGTTGAGATTGAAGACTTGATCCAAAAACGCCAAGAAGCGCGTGCCAGTCGTGATTTTGCGACAGCGGACCAGATCCGTGACCAATTGGCTGCTCAAGGGATTAAGCTCCTTGACACCAAAGATGGAGTGAGGTGGACACGTGATTGA
- a CDS encoding Mini-ribonuclease 3 yields the protein MIDVNLINGIALAFEGDAVYSMYIRRHLILKGMTKPNKLHQEATKYVSAKAQARLISLMLEEQVLTEKEEEIYKRGRNTNSHTKAKNADVVTYRMSTGFEAVMGYLHMTENLERLESLISWCIQKVEG from the coding sequence GTGATTGATGTCAATCTCATTAACGGAATTGCGTTAGCTTTTGAGGGGGACGCGGTGTATTCCATGTATATTCGCCGTCACCTCATCCTCAAAGGCATGACAAAGCCCAATAAACTCCACCAAGAGGCCACCAAGTATGTCTCAGCCAAGGCTCAGGCTCGCCTGATTTCCCTCATGTTAGAAGAGCAAGTCCTGACGGAAAAAGAAGAAGAAATCTACAAACGTGGCCGCAATACCAATAGCCACACCAAGGCCAAAAATGCTGATGTGGTGACTTACCGTATGTCCACAGGTTTTGAAGCCGTCATGGGTTATCTCCATATGACTGAAAATCTGGAACGTCTTGAGAGCTTGATTTCATGGTGTATCCAAAAAGTGGAGGGCTAG
- a CDS encoding helix-turn-helix domain-containing protein codes for MMAKELQDWFPEAQISDQPVEKEGYLTLPLASQRWILLEEAGLSEREKQLISLLTQQEQARSLNPWYSYLIEGKGQAPQAFKKIQLVYCHLSYFQQENLSSWLDMMRTLFPNCQTVLQVGAQDYVFVLQQDKYTSVRAILSDTIEAVEYDFGLRLSIMLGQVWSQTGHQALSDLIKAERDLFKTWWRQGHQGVHTFSQLYLWSMGERIVDLRAIKECLHQMILDQDQIQEIILSLWENSAVLTKTAQQLYLHRNSLQYKIDKWEELTGLQLKELTDLTLCYQLILPDIL; via the coding sequence ATGATGGCAAAAGAACTACAAGACTGGTTTCCTGAAGCTCAGATTTCAGACCAACCAGTAGAGAAAGAGGGCTATCTCACGCTCCCTTTAGCTTCTCAGCGGTGGATTTTGCTGGAGGAAGCTGGGCTCAGTGAGCGTGAAAAGCAGTTGATTTCTCTTTTGACCCAGCAGGAGCAGGCTCGTTCGCTCAATCCTTGGTATTCCTATCTGATTGAGGGTAAGGGACAGGCACCACAAGCTTTTAAAAAGATTCAGCTGGTTTACTGTCATCTTTCCTATTTTCAGCAGGAAAATCTATCCTCTTGGCTAGATATGATGAGGACCCTTTTTCCTAACTGTCAGACGGTGCTTCAGGTTGGGGCTCAGGATTATGTTTTCGTACTTCAACAAGATAAATACACCTCTGTACGAGCTATTTTAAGTGATACGATTGAAGCGGTTGAGTATGACTTTGGACTGCGTCTCTCTATCATGTTAGGTCAGGTTTGGTCTCAGACAGGACATCAAGCCCTATCAGACTTAATCAAAGCAGAGCGAGATTTGTTTAAGACTTGGTGGCGTCAGGGTCACCAAGGTGTTCATACCTTTTCACAACTCTATCTTTGGAGTATGGGGGAAAGAATTGTTGACCTGAGAGCAATCAAGGAATGCCTGCACCAGATGATTTTGGACCAGGATCAGATTCAGGAAATCATTCTCTCCCTTTGGGAAAATAGTGCTGTCCTAACAAAAACAGCCCAGCAACTCTATCTGCACCGCAATTCTCTTCAATATAAGATTGATAAATGGGAAGAGTTGACAGGGCTTCAGTTGAAGGAATTGACGGATCTCACCTTGTGCTATCAGTTGATTTTACCAGATATTCTCTAA